A part of Actinoallomurus bryophytorum genomic DNA contains:
- a CDS encoding HEAT repeat domain-containing protein yields MEEIVLDSAESLHGRLQRGRGCAARRAAATPGAGELIYDCVCHDPRWDTLEDRGLYYARLICDLELGLGPVIGHLFDPADHADLEEDRTNLAVDVLARLVRLGRREAATPLRRYAREGWNWYAALAELVELDDPALAEGLDEVAATRCDDNELAWLCGVDGVVTRNWAERHPRIAAARRPEVRPYEPRLALRGRSDDDLAALAREHGESVTAAILELGRRRSPVVLDLAEELLPSGDLDGPLCRAVRDLGAGALLRAREWTAGQRSYRDVGIDVLAAHGTERDAPPLLEALGTALAEEDWDLAAVPADGLGRLRSRPAIPLLLHAWEESACSQLRVNLLGALTAIDRHVAEPYLIEALWDCEDGVRRIAAGAVPLEGEARTRLRRLRQEAAEDPCVRSTAADRLVSGPH; encoded by the coding sequence GTGGAAGAAATCGTCCTTGACTCAGCGGAATCGCTGCACGGCCGCCTGCAGCGCGGGCGGGGCTGCGCGGCACGCCGCGCGGCCGCCACTCCAGGCGCGGGCGAACTCATCTACGACTGCGTGTGCCACGATCCCCGGTGGGACACGCTCGAGGACCGCGGCCTGTATTACGCGCGGTTGATATGTGACCTGGAGCTCGGCCTCGGTCCCGTCATCGGCCACCTGTTCGATCCGGCCGACCATGCCGACCTGGAGGAGGACCGTACGAACCTCGCCGTCGATGTGCTCGCGCGCCTGGTGAGACTGGGCCGGCGGGAGGCGGCGACACCGCTGCGGCGGTACGCCCGCGAGGGGTGGAACTGGTACGCCGCGCTCGCCGAACTCGTCGAGCTGGACGACCCGGCGCTCGCCGAGGGACTGGACGAGGTCGCCGCGACCCGCTGCGACGACAACGAGCTGGCCTGGCTGTGCGGCGTGGACGGCGTGGTCACCCGCAACTGGGCCGAGCGGCATCCGCGCATCGCGGCCGCCCGCCGGCCCGAGGTGCGGCCCTACGAGCCACGCCTGGCTCTCCGCGGCCGCAGCGACGACGACCTCGCGGCGCTGGCACGCGAGCATGGGGAGAGCGTGACCGCGGCGATCCTCGAGCTCGGCCGCCGCCGCAGTCCGGTCGTCCTCGACCTGGCCGAGGAGCTGCTGCCCTCCGGCGATCTGGACGGTCCGCTGTGCCGGGCCGTACGCGATCTCGGCGCCGGTGCGCTCCTCCGCGCTCGCGAGTGGACCGCCGGGCAGCGCTCCTACCGTGACGTCGGCATCGACGTGCTCGCCGCGCACGGGACCGAGCGGGACGCGCCGCCCCTTCTGGAGGCGCTCGGCACGGCCCTGGCCGAGGAGGACTGGGACCTGGCGGCGGTCCCCGCCGACGGGCTGGGGCGGCTGCGGTCCCGCCCGGCGATCCCGCTGCTCCTGCACGCCTGGGAGGAGAGCGCGTGCTCCCAGCTGCGCGTCAACCTGCTCGGCGCGCTGACCGCCATCGACCGCCATGTGGCGGAGCCGTACCTCATCGAGGCCCTGTGGGACTGCGAGGACGGTGTACGCCGGATCGCCGCCGGAGCCGTGCCTCTCGAGGGCGAGGCGCGGACCCGGCTGCGGCGGCTACGGCAGGAGGCCGCCGAGGATCCCTGTGTACGGTCGACGGCGGCCGACCGCCTGGTCAGCGGTCCACACTGA
- a CDS encoding FAD-dependent monooxygenase, which yields MTKPPATTDVAIVGAGPTGLTLAAFLTAGGADVVLLDKAAGSDGTSRAAVVHARTLEVLEGIGVSGELVERGLITPTFTVRDRDRVLMTVSFGGLPTAHPYTLMIPQSTTEEVLLARLRELGGQVHRPYEAAGVSQDATGVTVTTATGETVRARYVVGTDGMHSVVRERSGVAFTGDSYPQSFVLADVAMDWPLPGDEVQLFFAAAGLVVVAPLPGGRYRIVATVDDAPEHPDASDLRALLDARGPQTVPARIREVAWSSRFHVHHRIADHYRAGRIFLAGDAAHVHSPAGGQGMNTGIQDAAELARRILEGTEDDYEAVRRPVAAGVLAMTDRMTRAATVRNPVARAIRDTVLTVAGRGGSVRQKLAMSLSELSVDR from the coding sequence ATGACGAAGCCGCCCGCCACCACCGATGTCGCGATCGTCGGAGCCGGACCCACCGGCCTCACGCTCGCCGCGTTCCTCACCGCCGGGGGCGCCGACGTGGTCCTGCTCGACAAGGCGGCCGGGAGCGACGGCACCTCGCGCGCCGCGGTCGTGCACGCACGTACGCTCGAGGTCCTCGAGGGGATCGGCGTCAGCGGCGAGCTGGTTGAGCGCGGCCTGATCACGCCGACCTTCACCGTCCGCGACCGCGACCGCGTGCTGATGACCGTGTCGTTCGGGGGACTGCCCACCGCGCACCCGTACACGCTGATGATCCCGCAGAGCACCACGGAGGAGGTCCTGCTGGCCCGCCTGCGCGAGCTCGGCGGCCAGGTGCACCGGCCGTACGAGGCGGCCGGCGTCAGCCAGGACGCGACGGGCGTGACCGTCACCACCGCGACCGGGGAGACGGTGCGGGCGCGCTACGTCGTCGGGACCGACGGCATGCACAGCGTGGTCCGCGAACGGTCCGGCGTGGCCTTCACCGGCGACAGCTACCCGCAGTCGTTCGTCCTCGCCGACGTGGCGATGGACTGGCCGCTGCCGGGCGACGAGGTCCAGCTGTTCTTCGCCGCGGCCGGGCTCGTCGTCGTCGCGCCGCTGCCGGGCGGCCGCTACCGGATCGTCGCGACGGTCGACGACGCGCCCGAGCACCCGGACGCCTCCGACCTGCGGGCGCTGCTCGATGCCCGGGGGCCGCAGACGGTCCCGGCGCGGATCCGTGAGGTCGCGTGGAGCTCGCGGTTCCACGTGCACCACCGGATCGCCGACCACTACCGGGCGGGACGGATCTTCCTCGCCGGTGACGCCGCGCACGTGCACAGCCCCGCCGGCGGACAGGGCATGAACACCGGAATCCAGGACGCCGCCGAGCTCGCCCGCCGCATCCTGGAGGGCACCGAGGACGACTACGAGGCCGTACGCCGCCCGGTCGCGGCCGGTGTCCTCGCCATGACCGACCGGATGACGCGCGCCGCCACGGTGCGTAACCCGGTCGCGCGGGCGATCCGCGACACCGTGCTGACGGTGGCGGGCCGGGGCGGCTCGGTGCGCCAGAAGCTGGCGATGAGCCTGTCCGAGCTCAGTGTGGACCGCTGA
- a CDS encoding MFS transporter yields MRKWWPLVAVCLGAFMLLVDVTIVTVALPAMARGLRTSFAGLQWVLDIYALSLAALLLGAGSLADLLGRRRVYIAGLVLFAAASLACGLAPNAATLIAARGVQGIGGVAMFTTTLALINSTYQGRDRGVAFAVWGAVNGVAAAAGPILGGLLTEHVGWRSIFLVNLPVSAVTIALTLACVGASPGMPGARPDVAGMGAFTVCAGALTYGLIRAGGDGFGAAVPVGMFGLAAVALVVFVVVERRIGHPLLDLGLFRSPSFTAIMLGGLLLMASAFACLAFTSVWLQAELGLGPVRAGLALLPMAVTSFVASAASARLLNRVSPRLTIGIGLLLIGTGSGLQAVLDASSSWTALVPGLMVGGLGVGIAIPALSSAAMAVAPHERGGMAAGAFNTFRQLGYALGIAVLGVVLRSRVEHVLTGHVPDAHAMAGAASGGRAPHVAIVGSAVASGLNAVYAVSAALGLAGGIIVLALVRPARSVRDPEPARETAAA; encoded by the coding sequence ATGCGCAAATGGTGGCCCCTCGTGGCGGTCTGCCTGGGGGCGTTCATGTTGCTGGTGGACGTGACGATCGTGACGGTGGCGCTGCCCGCGATGGCCCGCGGCCTGCGGACCTCGTTCGCCGGGCTGCAGTGGGTGCTGGACATCTACGCGCTCTCGCTCGCCGCGCTGCTGCTCGGCGCCGGGTCGCTCGCCGACCTGCTCGGCCGCAGGAGGGTGTACATCGCCGGGCTCGTGTTGTTCGCCGCCGCCTCGCTGGCCTGCGGCCTCGCGCCGAACGCCGCGACTCTGATCGCCGCGCGTGGCGTTCAGGGCATCGGCGGAGTGGCCATGTTCACCACCACCCTGGCCCTGATCAACAGCACGTACCAGGGCAGGGACCGGGGGGTGGCCTTCGCCGTGTGGGGTGCCGTCAACGGTGTCGCCGCGGCCGCCGGTCCCATCCTCGGCGGCCTGCTCACCGAGCATGTGGGCTGGCGCTCTATCTTCCTGGTCAACCTCCCGGTGAGCGCCGTCACGATCGCGCTCACGCTCGCGTGCGTCGGGGCGTCACCCGGCATGCCGGGCGCCCGGCCGGACGTGGCCGGGATGGGCGCGTTCACCGTCTGCGCGGGCGCCCTCACGTACGGGCTCATCCGGGCCGGCGGCGACGGCTTCGGCGCGGCGGTGCCGGTCGGCATGTTCGGCCTGGCGGCGGTGGCCCTCGTCGTCTTCGTCGTGGTCGAACGACGGATCGGGCATCCGCTGCTGGACCTCGGGCTGTTCCGCAGCCCGTCCTTCACCGCGATCATGCTGGGCGGCCTGCTGCTCATGGCCTCGGCGTTCGCCTGCCTGGCGTTCACCTCGGTCTGGCTCCAGGCCGAGCTGGGCCTGGGCCCGGTGAGGGCCGGCCTGGCGCTGCTGCCGATGGCGGTGACGTCGTTCGTGGCCTCGGCCGCGAGCGCCCGCCTGCTGAACCGCGTCTCGCCGCGGCTGACCATCGGGATCGGCCTGCTGCTGATCGGCACCGGCTCGGGCCTGCAGGCCGTACTCGACGCGAGCTCGTCCTGGACCGCCCTTGTGCCGGGACTGATGGTCGGCGGCCTCGGCGTGGGCATCGCCATCCCGGCGCTGTCCTCGGCCGCGATGGCGGTGGCCCCGCATGAGCGCGGCGGCATGGCCGCCGGCGCGTTCAACACGTTCCGGCAGCTCGGGTACGCCCTGGGCATCGCGGTGCTGGGGGTGGTGCTGCGGTCCCGCGTCGAGCACGTCCTGACGGGTCACGTACCCGACGCGCACGCCATGGCCGGTGCGGCAAGCGGTGGCCGCGCCCCGCACGTCGCCATCGTGGGCTCCGCGGTCGCCTCGGGTCTGAACGCGGTGTACGCGGTCTCGGCGGCCCTCGGCCTCGCGGGCGGGATCATCGTCCTGGCCCTGGTCCGCCCTGCCCGTAGCGTCCGGGACCCCGAACCGGCCCGCGAAACCGCCGCGGCCTGA
- a CDS encoding Lrp/AsnC family transcriptional regulator → METVTLDELDRGLVHALQVDGRAPFGKIAAVLGVSDQTIARRYRRLRSAEALRVVGSVDAMLLGYASWAIRLQCAPDAAGPIAAALARRQDTFWVHLLSGGTEVACGTTARTPEERDTLLLQRLPRTGRVVSVSAHSLLHLYVGGPVSWPGAASALTDDQVGRLRPDPPAVHDGEPVVLDDGDHALLAALSLDGRTGHAELAGITGWSESTVRRRMDRLVGSGVLFYDIDIPPEYLGYRYEARLWMSVRPADLASVGAALARHPEVSFAAAMTGPANLMAAVACRDEQALYRYLTERIGALDGVAHLETAPVIRTVKRAGTVLKP, encoded by the coding sequence GTGGAAACCGTCACACTGGACGAGCTCGACCGGGGCCTGGTGCACGCGCTGCAGGTCGACGGGCGCGCACCGTTCGGAAAGATCGCCGCGGTGCTCGGCGTCTCCGACCAGACCATCGCGCGCCGCTACCGGCGGCTGCGCTCGGCCGAGGCTCTGCGGGTGGTCGGCTCGGTCGACGCCATGCTGCTCGGCTATGCCTCGTGGGCGATCCGGCTGCAGTGCGCGCCGGACGCCGCCGGCCCGATCGCCGCGGCGCTGGCACGGCGGCAGGACACCTTCTGGGTGCACCTGCTGTCGGGTGGCACCGAGGTCGCCTGCGGGACGACGGCGCGCACCCCCGAGGAACGCGACACGCTACTGCTCCAGCGGCTCCCGCGTACCGGCCGGGTGGTGTCCGTGTCCGCCCACTCGCTGCTCCACCTGTACGTGGGCGGCCCGGTGAGCTGGCCCGGCGCCGCCAGCGCGCTCACCGACGATCAGGTCGGACGGCTGCGGCCCGACCCCCCGGCCGTCCACGACGGAGAGCCGGTGGTCCTGGACGACGGTGACCATGCCCTGCTCGCGGCGCTCTCCCTGGACGGGCGCACCGGCCACGCCGAGCTGGCCGGGATCACGGGGTGGTCGGAGTCCACGGTCCGGCGGCGCATGGACCGGCTCGTCGGCTCCGGGGTGCTGTTCTACGACATCGACATCCCGCCCGAATACCTGGGCTACCGGTACGAGGCACGGCTCTGGATGTCCGTGCGGCCCGCCGACCTGGCTTCGGTGGGCGCGGCGCTCGCCCGCCATCCGGAGGTCTCGTTCGCCGCCGCCATGACCGGCCCGGCGAACCTCATGGCCGCCGTGGCCTGCCGCGACGAGCAGGCCCTTTACCGTTACCTGACCGAGCGCATCGGCGCCCTCGACGGGGTCGCGCACCTGGAGACGGCGCCGGTGATCCGCACCGTCAAGCGGGCCGGGACCGTCCTGAAGCCATAA